The nucleotide sequence CATGGACCTTCAATGGTGGGAGCGGTCACCAGATAATTGTGGGTGTCTTTGAACGGACTGTCGGGCTTCCAGTGCTTCACGTCGGTGTAAATCAGGTGAAACTGCTGCCCGTCATGGGTCAGGCAGGGTGCCCAGATCCCGCCACTGTCGGTGTTGCCCAGCATGTCCAACTGGGAAGTGCGGGTGAGGGGACGTGGGAGCAGCCTCCAGTTCACCAGATCCCGGGAATGGTGGATTTGCACGCCGGGAAACCACTCGAAGGTGGAGGTGGCGATGTAGTAATCCTCTCCAACACGCAGGATGCTCGGGTCTGGATTGAAGCCTCTCAGGATCGGATTGTGCAGGGTGAGGGGTGGTGTGGTCATGGTTTGGGGTTCCTTTCAGGGGAGAAGATGGAGGGGAATTTGAGGAAGAGGAAGGGTTTGCGTCTTGCTGAGGGCCATGTAGGGGCTAGGTGTGCCTTGCCCTATTGCCGAGAGCCGAGAGCCGAGAGCCGAGAGCCGAGAGCCGAGAGCCGAGAGCCGAGAGCCGAGAGCCGAGAGCATCGTGTGATGCGTGGCAGAGATGGTCAAGGGGATCTGTAGGGGCGAGGCATGCCTCGCCCTGAATGCATTCGCCAAAGCCTTTTTTGCCCTCGGCCCTCGGCCCTCGGCAATTGGACAAGGCATGCTTGGCCCTACAATGCCCCATTACCCTTTCACGGCACCAGCGGTGATGCCAGCGACAAGTTGACGGGAAGTGAAGAAGAACATCACCAAGAGAGGCAAGGTGGTGATCGAAGCCCCCAGCATCATCGCACCCCACTCCACCGTCGAAACCCCCTGAAGACTCCGCAGGATCAACGGCAAAGTGAATGTCTCACTCTCTCTGAGCAGCACCAGAGCGCCCAAAAAGCTGTTCCAGGAGCCAATGAAGGTGGTCAGGCCCAGAGTTGCCAGCATGGGGGTGAGGAGGGGCAGCACCACATTCCAGTAAATCCGGAATTCACTGCACCCATCAATTCGGGCGGCTTCCATGAGTTCTTTGGGGATCGAGGAGGCGATGTACTGGCGCATCATGAAGATGCCCACTGCACTGGCGGCACCGGGGATGTACAGGGCTTTGGGATCACCGGCCCAACCGATCTGGTTCATGATGATCACGAAGGGAACCAGTCCCAAAGTGCCGGGGATCATCATGGTGGCAATCAGCATGCCCCACATGCCGTTTTTGCCTTTGAAGTCGTACATGGCGAAAGCGTAACCCCCCAGAGAGCAGAAGAAGAGGGTGAGGGCGACGCTCATGAGGGAGAGGTAGGTGCTGTTCCAGAAGGCCCGCCAGAAGTTGGTTTTGTCGATGAGGATCTGGAAGTTGAGGGGGGTGTCTGCGCCGAACCACACGTGGACGGGCAGCTGGAACATGGTTTCTTTGCTGTACGTGGCGAACACGAACATGAAGTACAAAGGGAACATCGTGAAAATCGCCAGCA is from Deinococcus misasensis DSM 22328 and encodes:
- a CDS encoding carbohydrate ABC transporter permease, giving the protein MSVTLQKPDKVRSLSQRYLGSKIALNVVLLLLAIFTMFPLYFMFVFATYSKETMFQLPVHVWFGADTPLNFQILIDKTNFWRAFWNSTYLSLMSVALTLFFCSLGGYAFAMYDFKGKNGMWGMLIATMMIPGTLGLVPFVIIMNQIGWAGDPKALYIPGAASAVGIFMMRQYIASSIPKELMEAARIDGCSEFRIYWNVVLPLLTPMLATLGLTTFIGSWNSFLGALVLLRESETFTLPLILRSLQGVSTVEWGAMMLGASITTLPLLVMFFFTSRQLVAGITAGAVKG